The stretch of DNA AGTTTTCAGTTGATTAGCCTGTTGGGAAATAGTTTTTAATTGGGCTTGTGCTTGCTGATAATTACGGTTGGTTTGATTTAATTGTTGTTGAGCTTGATCTTGCTGAGTAACTACATTAGATAATTCATTTTTGACTTGTTCTTTTTCTTCGGTAACCGCAGCTAATTCCTGTTGAACAGTTCTTAATTCTTTGAGAATATCATCAAGCTGAAATATTCCTTTACGTAGAGATTCGCTTAAAGTAAACAAAATTCCTAAAGTAGAAGCAGAAATAATTGTACCCGTCAAAACTGTAACGATCATCGCAGTTTGACGAGGACGAAGTTTAAACAATCTTAGACGTGCTTTGCCAACTTTAGTTCCTAAACGGTCTCCTAAGGCAGCAATCAAACCCCCCAGCAATAAAATAGCTGCAATGAGAATATAAGCACTGGTCATTACAAAGATAAATTATAAGTAATGAATGCTGAAAATAATTCCCAAATCATTTTAGGAAAGTTTTGCTTCGGTAATAATTGTTTGACCAAATCTAAATTAAACATCCAAATAAGTAATAACTTTTTATCAAACTATTCAGCATTCCAATTTAACCAAATTTTAAGTAAATTGTTGGCTCAGGGCGACGGGATTATGTACAGTTATTTTCTTTTTATGGATCGAAATCATATTTTCTTGTCGTAAATCTCCCAACAAACGAGTTACTGTGACTCTAGTTGAACCAATCGCTTCTGCGATCGCTTGATGAGAAAGTTTGAGATCGATTCTGATCCCCTCATTGGTAGGTACGCCAAAATCTCGACAGAGAATAAGTAAAAAACTTACCAAACGAGAACCCATATCTCGATGAGCTAGGGTTTCAATCATCATTTCTGTCTGTAAAATTCGTGAAGACAAACCTCGTAACATCAACATTGATAACTCGGGATTTTCTTTAAGAGATTGTTCTACTTGTTGAATTGGCGCAGAAAGCAACTCTACTGAAGTAAAAGCAACTGCATGATAAAAGCGATCGCTACGTTGACCAGTGATCAGAGACAAAACTCCAAAGACAGTATTTTCTCTCAATAAAGCCACAGTAATTTCTTCTCCTGCTTCATAGACACGAGAAAGTTTGACTGCACCCTTAACTAAAAAATACACTCTTTCGGCGGGATCACCAGGAAAGAAAATGGTTTTACCACGCTCAAAAGTCTCCACCACTGGTGGAAATGAGCTACGACCAATTTTCCGAAATACAGAGGCTAGCGGTTGATTTTGGGTCAGGGATAGTTCCATGGAACTTAACTTAGCAGGAAAAACTAATAATGGTTTAATATTAAACTTTCAACAGTAAAGTACCAATAATTAATCTTGGCAAGTTTGAGATTTGGGATTCAATCAACTTGTGCGTACTCAAAATAATTAAACAATATACCAAAGTCTCTTTTTCTAGGTGATTGCCAAAGCTACCTGAATTTTAAAAGATGACCTGTGTAACTCATTACTCATAAAATCTATGTTAGTTCAATTAAGGCTGCTGCTGAAATAATTTATTAAAGATTATGCTTGATTTAACTGGAAAAAATGCTCTCGTTACTGGTATTGCTAACAATCGCTCCATTGCTTGGGGTATAGCTCAACAATTACATCAGGCTGGTGCTAATTTAGGAGTTACCTATCTTCCTGATCCTAAAGGTCGTTTTGAAAAAAAAGTCAGTGAGTTAGTCGCGCCACTTAATCCGACAATTTTTTTACCTTGTGATGTCCAAGACGATGCTCAAATGGACGCTACTTTTGCCACTATTGCCGATAAATGGGGCAAACTAGATATTTTGATTCACTGTTTAGCTTTTGCTGATAAAGAAGATTTATCTGGAAATTTTAGCGAAACATCAAGAGAGGGTTTTACTAAGGCTTTAGAAATTAGCGCTTATTCTCTTACAAGTTTAAGTAAAAGAGCTAAATCTTTGATGAGTGAGGGGGGAAGTATTGTGACTCTTTCTTATTTAGGAGGTGTCAAAGTTATCCCTAATTATAATGTTATGGGCGTTGCTAAAGCAGCATTAGAAATGAGTGTGCGTTATCTAGCAGCAGAATTAGGTTCAGAAAATATTCGTGTTAATGGCATCTCGGCAGGGCCAATTCGGACTTTGGCTTCTTCTGCCGTCGGTGGTATTTTAGATATGATTCGTCACGTAGAAGAAGTTGCTCCCCTCAGAAGAACTGTTACTCAACTAGAAGTCGGCAATACCGCAGCCTTTTTGTGTAGTGATTTAGCAAGCGGGATCACAGGACAAGTGATTTATGTCGACTCTGGCTACGAAATTATGGGTATGGTGTGATATCAAGTCTGTTCACCCATTTAAATAAACTTACTTGCTTTTAATCTGGAATACTTAAATGTTTGTTACAAATGGCGGAGGAGGGGAAAAGGAAACTCGGGGACGCGGAAATTGATGAGTAGCATTCTTTTTTCTATTTCATATAATTAGACCAGAACCTTGACAGCGTAGGTAAGAAAGCCTATCGAGTGGAAACACGAAGACAATAGGTGGTAAATATTAATAAAACCTTAAATTTTCGAGTCCTACTCTCTCGGTGTTGGAAGTAAAAGGAGCAACCTGAACTAGTCAATTAAACCGCAGTATTGATACTGCCCAGTGATTCTTTTCTAGTTCCAATAAAACTATTGATTAAACAATCAGAAAAACAAGTACCTATTTAGTGTTATTGCTTAATTATGATTTTTTTTGGTTATTTATTAGAAAAAGTAACTATGTTAAGCTAGGAATAATAAATTATTCAATCTAAACAAAATAGATTTTAACTAATAATAATTTCTCCTTTTGTTCCTAATCGAGGATAAGGTTTCTCTTGTTGCCGATAGCTTGCTGCTACCTCTGGATAACTCCACTCAAACATCATTTGTTCATAAATATCTGGAGCTAAATGAACTCGTTCGTATAAACCTGCTGCTAATCTCTGTCGTTGAGCTTCAAACAAAATCACCGCAGCAGCAACGGAAACATTTAGCGATTGTACCATACCCAACATCGGAATAATAATATGTCCATCCACCAAATCCGCAGCTTTTTGAGTGACTCCCGATTTTTCTGCACCTAATAAAATAGCTGTGGGTTTAGTGTAATCAATCATACGATAGTCTAGGGCTTGCTTGCTTAGATGAGCAGCGTAAACTTTTAACCCTTGCTGGTGAAGATCAGAGACCGCACTTTCAATATTGGTATGAGTATGACAAGCAACCCATTTTTCACTACCTTTAGCAACCTGGTTATAGATAGGCATCGAACTTCTCGAATTAACCGCGTGAATAGCAAAGACTCCGACAGCATCACAAGTACGAATTATTGCTGAAAAATTGTGTGGTTTATGAACATCTTCTGTAATTACAGTTAAATCTAACTGTCGTCTATTTAAAACTTGTTGGAATTTTTGATATCTTTCAGGAGTCACAGACTTTTAATTAAGTTTTGACGAGGATTAAATTGTTCTAATTGTTTAATTTTTTCATATAGTTCTTTTTCTTCTGCACTAATTTCTTTTGGCGCAACAATTTGAATTTCAACTAATTGATCTCCGCGATCGCCATTGGCATCTAAATAACCTTTGTTGGCTAAACGCAATCTTTGCCCAGAACGTACTCCTGGTGGTACTGTTACCTTAACCAAACCATCAATGGTGGGAACTTCAATCGCTCCTCCTAGCACTGCTTCTGCTGGAGTTACTGGTACTTGACAATAAATATCTGCTTCTTGTACTACAAAAATAGGATGACGAGCTACAGCAATTTTTAAATAAAGATCGCCACCACCAATTCCTTGTCCTTTTAAACGAATTCGTTGCCCGTTGGTTATGCCAGGAGGCATTTCTACTTCTAGCGATCGCCCATCTTCCAGACGAATTCTTTCCATGCCACCACGATAAGCTTTATCTAGGGGTAAGATCAACTTAGCTTCGATATCGCGACGAGTAGCACCAGGATTAACTACCCTTTCCCGTTTAGTTGTGCCTGGACGATAATCGCTAGCATCTACTCTAACGCGGTCGCGTTCAGTTGTAGCGGTTCTACCTGAAGTTGTTTTACTATTGGCGAAATTACCAAAATCAAAAGGGTTAGACTTGCCATTCCTAGCTGCAAAACCTTTCTTACCCCAGGCTTTACTAAATTGGTCATATTGCGATCGCTTAGTAGGATCGGACAGGATTTCGTAAGCTTCGTTAATATCTTTAAATTTTTCTTCGGCAGCTTTATTCCCCGGATTGCGATCGGGATGATATTGTCTAGCTAGAGTTCGATAGGCTTTTTTGATCTCCTCACTCGAAGCATTTTTGGTTACCCCCAATATTTCATAATAATTCCGCACGTTCTGCATATGAAGTTATTAGTTATCAGTTATTGATAGAGACGCGATCTATCGCGTCTGTACATTTATCAGTAATTAATTTTAATTATCAATTATCAGTAGTAAAGTAGCAGATATTGGTATCAACAATTATCAATCATCAATCTCTTGAAAGCAATTGCGTTTGAGCATCTATTGTTAACTCAACTTAAAACCATTCATCATCATCATCATCCCAATCATTTTCATAGGGAATATTTTGAGGACGGTTACGACTATTGTAGTACCGAGATTGCGCACTACTATTACTATCTGAATAAGAAGAATTTCTGGGCTGATAGCGGTTTTGACTGTCGTCATAGCTGCGAGAACCATAATCATCACGGTAATTAGTCCGAGGTTCTGGTCTGCGATCGCTACTGGGACGATAATCATCACGGTAATTACCCTGATAATTATTAGGATCGTCATCCCAACTGTCACGACTATCACGAACTGGACTATTATCCCAACCACCAGCGTTAGGAGGACGATAATCATCGCGGTAGTTAGAACGACGGGTATCGTAGGAATAATCCTCGTCTATCTTGTTATCATCACCAATAAAGGTACGACGAATTGCACCGAAAAAGTCATCATCTTCTTCATCTTCGTATTGCAATCTCACTTCTCGATTTAACTCGTATAAAGTATCTTGTAAATCTGCTTGCGCTCTATCTAAAGTTATTTCATCATTTTGTTCTAGACTTCTAAGAATATCTTCACATAAAGTATCGATCCGACGACGATAGTAGGTTGCAAATTGAGAGCCAAAATCAAGAGTAACTTCTTTTAATCTCCGTTGTGCTTGATCGGTTAAAGCCTTGGCATTATTGCGTTTTTCGACCTTTTCTTTTCTTTCTCGATCCTGTTGAGAAAATTGTTCTGCTTCCTGAATCATCCGATTAATTTCGATTTCAGGCAGATTAGAAGCCCCTTGCACTGTAATTCCTTGTTCTCTTCCCGTAGTTTTATCTCTAGCTGTTACTTGCAAAATTCCGTTAGCATCGATATCAAAAGAAACTTGAATTTGTGGAATACCTCTAGGTGCAGGTGGAATACCAGTTAGTTTAAATCTACCCAAAGATTTGTTGCCTGCTGCCATTTCCCTTTCCCCTTGCAGGGCATGGATTTCAACCATAGTTTGATTGTTTTCCCCAGTCGAAAAGATATCCGAACGACGTACTGGAATAGTAGTATTGCGAGGAATCAACTTCTTCATCACACCACCAATGGTTTCTAAACCCAAGGATAGAGGAGTTACATCTAACAATAAAATATCTTTAACTTCATTAGTTAAAATACCAGCTTGAATGGCAGCACCAATCGCTACTACTTCATCAGGGTTCACATTTTGATTAGGCTCAAGATCGATATAACTGCG from Stanieria cyanosphaera PCC 7437 encodes:
- the ntcA gene encoding global nitrogen regulator NtcA — translated: MELSLTQNQPLASVFRKIGRSSFPPVVETFERGKTIFFPGDPAERVYFLVKGAVKLSRVYEAGEEITVALLRENTVFGVLSLITGQRSDRFYHAVAFTSVELLSAPIQQVEQSLKENPELSMLMLRGLSSRILQTEMMIETLAHRDMGSRLVSFLLILCRDFGVPTNEGIRIDLKLSHQAIAEAIGSTRVTVTRLLGDLRQENMISIHKKKITVHNPVALSQQFT
- the fabI gene encoding enoyl-ACP reductase FabI, which produces MLDLTGKNALVTGIANNRSIAWGIAQQLHQAGANLGVTYLPDPKGRFEKKVSELVAPLNPTIFLPCDVQDDAQMDATFATIADKWGKLDILIHCLAFADKEDLSGNFSETSREGFTKALEISAYSLTSLSKRAKSLMSEGGSIVTLSYLGGVKVIPNYNVMGVAKAALEMSVRYLAAELGSENIRVNGISAGPIRTLASSAVGGILDMIRHVEEVAPLRRTVTQLEVGNTAAFLCSDLASGITGQVIYVDSGYEIMGMV
- the trmH gene encoding tRNA (guanosine(18)-2'-O)-methyltransferase TrmH; translation: MTPERYQKFQQVLNRRQLDLTVITEDVHKPHNFSAIIRTCDAVGVFAIHAVNSRSSMPIYNQVAKGSEKWVACHTHTNIESAVSDLHQQGLKVYAAHLSKQALDYRMIDYTKPTAILLGAEKSGVTQKAADLVDGHIIIPMLGMVQSLNVSVAAAVILFEAQRQRLAAGLYERVHLAPDIYEQMMFEWSYPEVAASYRQQEKPYPRLGTKGEIIIS
- a CDS encoding DnaJ C-terminal domain-containing protein, which produces MQNVRNYYEILGVTKNASSEEIKKAYRTLARQYHPDRNPGNKAAEEKFKDINEAYEILSDPTKRSQYDQFSKAWGKKGFAARNGKSNPFDFGNFANSKTTSGRTATTERDRVRVDASDYRPGTTKRERVVNPGATRRDIEAKLILPLDKAYRGGMERIRLEDGRSLEVEMPPGITNGQRIRLKGQGIGGGDLYLKIAVARHPIFVVQEADIYCQVPVTPAEAVLGGAIEVPTIDGLVKVTVPPGVRSGQRLRLANKGYLDANGDRGDQLVEIQIVAPKEISAEEKELYEKIKQLEQFNPRQNLIKSL
- the dnaK gene encoding molecular chaperone DnaK translates to MGRVVGIDLGTTNSVVAVMEGGKPVVVANSEGMRTTPSVVGFNKDGELLVGQMARRQTVLNPQNTFYGIKRFMGRKYAELQPESKRVPYTIRRDELGNIKIRCPRLKKEFAPEEISAMILRKLADEASRYLGEEITSAVITVPAYFNDAQRQATRDAGRIAGLEVLRIINEPTAAALAYGLDQKRSQTIMVFDLGGGTFDVSILEVGDKVFEVKATSGDTQLGGNDFDKRIVDWLAEEFLEKEGVDLRKDRQSLQRLTEAAEKAKIELSGVTVTEINLPFITATPEGPKHIETKLSRPKFEELCGDLVSRLRRPLKRAISDAGISPIQINEVVLVGGSTRIPMVQDLVRSYIDLEPNQNVNPDEVVAIGAAIQAGILTNEVKDILLLDVTPLSLGLETIGGVMKKLIPRNTTIPVRRSDIFSTGENNQTMVEIHALQGEREMAAGNKSLGRFKLTGIPPAPRGIPQIQVSFDIDANGILQVTARDKTTGREQGITVQGASNLPEIEINRMIQEAEQFSQQDRERKEKVEKRNNAKALTDQAQRRLKEVTLDFGSQFATYYRRRIDTLCEDILRSLEQNDEITLDRAQADLQDTLYELNREVRLQYEDEEDDDFFGAIRRTFIGDDNKIDEDYSYDTRRSNYRDDYRPPNAGGWDNSPVRDSRDSWDDDPNNYQGNYRDDYRPSSDRRPEPRTNYRDDYGSRSYDDSQNRYQPRNSSYSDSNSSAQSRYYNSRNRPQNIPYENDWDDDDDEWF